The following DNA comes from Ruficoccus amylovorans.
GAACAGGCGGGTATGAACGATTCGCAGGCCGTCACCGGGGCGGGGCAGCTCTGGCGCTGCTTCACGGCGCTGCTGCTGCATGCCGACATCGCCCACCTCGCGGGGAACCTTGTCTCCGGCCTCTGCCTGATCTGGCTCGTGGTGCAGATATTTGGCAACCGGCTGGGCTGGCTGCTGGTCATTGCCAGCGGCGTTATGGGAAACGGCCTGTGCGCGTGGCTCTATCGTGAGACCGCGTACCGTTCGCTGGGGGCCTCGACGGCAATTTTTGGCGCGCTCGGGCTGCTCGTCGGGCACGCCCTGGCGGTCGGCTTCAACCCGGAGGGCATGAAGCGCCTGCGCTCGCGGCTCGTGCCGCTCGCCGCCGGGCTGACCGTGCTCGTCATGACCGGCACCGGGGGGGAGCAGACCGACATCCTTGCCCACGTGGCAGGCTTCACGGCGGGGGGGCTTCTGGGCCTGATTGCCAGCCTCCTCCGACGCGGGCGCCGGGAGCGTGTCGGTTAGGCGGGTTTTCGCAACGAGCCGTAGGGGCGGAGATTTTAACCGGACGTAACGTGAACCAGGTCGATGCCTCAAGCGGTTTTCCAGCCTTGCCACCTCTTGCGCGGGTCCGCATTCTTTAACCCACCTTAATTCATTCTATTATGATCAAAAAAATCCTTCTAGTGCTCGTCGCACTCGTCATCATCGCCGGTGTGGTGCTCTACTTCACGCTGGATAATATCGTCAGCAAGAGCGTCAAGTACGCCATCAACACCTACGGACCGCAAGCCACCCAGACCTCGGTCACGGTCAAGGACGTGGGCATTTCGGTTTTCGGGGGCAGCGCCAAGATCGGCGACCTCCAGGTCGGCAACCCGGAAAGCTTCCAGCCGCCGGCCAACGCCTTCAGCTTGGGGGACATCAGCGTCTCGCTCCAGCCCGCTTCGCTCATGAGCGACATCATCGTGATCGATGAGATCACCATCACGGACGCGGAGTTCAACTACATCACGAAGACTTTTACGTCGAGCAACCTGCAAACCATCCTCGACAATGTGAAGGACTTCTCCGGCAAGGCCGCGCAAGCTCCCGCTACCACCACTCCGGCCACGGCTGAGCAGCCGCCCGCCGCCGCTTCGCAGAAGAAGTTTGTCATCCACAACGTCCGCGTCACCGGGGCCAAGGCCAACGCCACCGTGCTGGGCCAGTCGATCAAGGTCGAGATCCCCGACATCATCCTCCAGAACGAATCCCCCGAGGGCATCAACCCCGCCGAACTGGTGGACAAGGTCCTCTCCGATGTGCTCGTGCAGGTCATCGAACAGATCAGCAAGCAGGTCGAGGAGATCGCCAAAGACCCGACCAAGGCCGGCCTGGACATCATCAAGGGCGCTACTGACACTGGTGATGAAACCGTGGACAAGGCTGTCGATACGATCAAGAATCTCTTCTAGTCGATTTGGTTTACCGGACGAATCCCGCTTGGCATTGGTCCGCATAGACTTCCTTTTACGAAAAAAAGGCTCCCTTGCGAGGGAGCCTTTTTCGTTTGGGGGTAAGTCAGTTTGAGTGCCCCTCAGGGATTACGGCTTTCAGTTTCACTGAAAGCCGTAATCCCTGACACGATGAGCAGCATCGAAAGTGCAGGGTCCGGCTGGACCAGCAATCTGCCTGCCGCGGGTCCGGGGCGCGCAGCCCCGGAAAAGAATTTTGAAACAGCGCTTAGTGCATGCGTTGCTCGGAACTGCTCTGCTTGAGTTGCTGGAGCGTGCCGGAGAGGATACGGACCGTCT
Coding sequences within:
- a CDS encoding AsmA family protein, whose product is MIKKILLVLVALVIIAGVVLYFTLDNIVSKSVKYAINTYGPQATQTSVTVKDVGISVFGGSAKIGDLQVGNPESFQPPANAFSLGDISVSLQPASLMSDIIVIDEITITDAEFNYITKTFTSSNLQTILDNVKDFSGKAAQAPATTTPATAEQPPAAASQKKFVIHNVRVTGAKANATVLGQSIKVEIPDIILQNESPEGINPAELVDKVLSDVLVQVIEQISKQVEEIAKDPTKAGLDIIKGATDTGDETVDKAVDTIKNLF
- a CDS encoding rhomboid family intramembrane serine protease; translated protein: MWKSLEPAPAPGNPKHVQAPVPEGLTVVGSYESFRAANERALVVLSMRLSYRMIHEEGRYLLCVDTCHAGAVQEQLDRYEQENAAWPPPAPVEVESHPAALGLWIYAGVLVAFFIGQQLWPGLEQAGMNDSQAVTGAGQLWRCFTALLLHADIAHLAGNLVSGLCLIWLVVQIFGNRLGWLLVIASGVMGNGLCAWLYRETAYRSLGASTAIFGALGLLVGHALAVGFNPEGMKRLRSRLVPLAAGLTVLVMTGTGGEQTDILAHVAGFTAGGLLGLIASLLRRGRRERVG